Genomic segment of Desulfovibrio sp.:
TATGAACGTGGCCGCGAATGTCGGCTTCGGCTTAAATCCCGGATGCCCGGGCAGGCTTTCGCACCCGCAGCGTGACCAGGTTTCACAGATGCTTGCGAACTTCGGACTCTCCCATCTGTCTGACGAGCGTCCGGCGCGGCTTTCAGGCGGCCAGCGCCAACGCGTGGCCCTGGCCAGAGCCATTATGGCCAGGCCGTCCGCACTCTTGTTGGACGAACCCTTTTCCGCCCTGGACCCGATACTGAGGGTCCGCATGCGCCGCGAATTGGCTTCCACCCTGGAACGCTTCGGCATGCCCATGGTGCTCATCACCCACGACCCAGACGACGTGGCCGTATTCGCGAGCACCCTGGTGGTCTACCACCAGGGCAAGGTGATCGAACAGCTCGAGATGTCCTGTGAGGATGAACGCAAAAAACGGCTGCCGGAGATCATCACCCTTCTTGAAGAGCGGGACGCTGCGGCATGATGAGTAGACGACTGCAATTAAAGGAGCCGCAACACATTCACCGTGATGCCCACCCGGACCATGAGGGATGGTGCCGGCGGGCTTGGTGCGGCCCGGAGGAGGCTAGAGATACATGCGGTTGGCTTTCTTGCGCGCCGAGCGGCCCAGCAGGTAGCCGAAAAGCCAGCCGCCGAAGAACACTCCCGCCCCGGCCAGGAACCACTTCACATCGGAAATGTCCCGCAGGGTTTCGTTCTCGCGCTTGAACTTTTCCACATCCTGCTTGGCCGATTCGCTCGCTGCCTTCATCTCCTGAAAGGACTTGGTCATCTCGGCCACGTTGGAATTGGCTTTGGAGAGAATTTCGTACTCCGACTTCAGCTTGGCGTGCTCGCTCTGGATGGAGGAAAGGTTCCTCTGGAGGTTCTTGTTCTCCTCCTCGAACTTGCCCACTATGGCTTCGACCTTCCCCGCCTTTTCCAGCATCTCGGAGTTGCGCGACTTGAATTCCTCAAACTGGACCTTCACGGGCGTTTCCGAGGACAGGTACCGCTTGAGCACCCACCCTTCCTTACCAGATTCCGTCCGGACAAGGGCCCATTCGCCCTCTTCCTTTATCTTCTCAAGCTTCGCCCCGCTTTTGGCCATCTGGACGATCTTGTGCTCCAAAGAAGGCCCGGTGCGCACAGTAATCTCCTGCACATCGGACACAAACAACTGCGGATCCGCAGCCATCGCGGGGAAACACAGAATCGCCAGTATTGCGGCGCTTTCTCGTAAAACACGCATGATCATCCGCCGGTATAGTCTATGATGAAATGCCCAAGGGAACTCCGGCCACAGCCGCCTTGAACGCCAAAGAATGAGATTACCCAAGAATGAGTCGCAGTTCAAGAGCTTCCATTCTCCACCATTGCCTACAACGATAGCTTTTAGTAGAAGGCTCCCATGGACGACCAACAAAACGCCGCATACTACAAAAGGCTGATCAACCAGGCTGGCAGCTACCACGAATTGGTGATCCTGCGTTCCCGCTTTTTCGGCCTCATGGAACGCGCGCTCTCCAAGGAAGACTGCCTGGCGGTAAAGGACCTCTGGGCCGCCAAGGCAGGGGACGAGAACCTGCCCGTCGCTCCCCAAAAGAGCGGCCCAACTTCAGAGTAGCCCGAAGTATCGCGGGCGGGTCAGCCTTTTTTCAGCGTCTCGAGAACGGCCAGCACTTCCGCGGCGTGGCCTTTGCTGGCAGCTTTCGCCCAACGTTTTGCCACCACTTTGTCCGGGCCGATCAGCACGGTCGATCGGACCACCCCCTCAGACTCCTTCCCGTAGAGCTTCTTGACCCCCCAGGCGCCCAAGCCTTTGAGTGCTTCGGTGGCGGGATCGCTCAGAAGCGGTACCTTAAGCCCTTGCTTGGCGATAAAACCGTGGTGTGACTTGAGCGAATCCTTGGACAAGCCATAGACCTCTGCACCGAGTCTCGAGAACTCTCCCATACGCTCTGAAAACTCCAGAGCCTCCACGGTTCAACCCGAGGTGGAATCCTTGGGGTACATGAAAATGACCACCCATTTCCCGGCCAGTTCACCCAGCCGTACGTTTTTTTCTCCTCCACCCGGGAAAGCGGCCGTCAAGGAGAAATCAAACGCCGCGGTTCCTTCGTCATATCCTGCCATGATTCATCTCCTGTAAAGCAG
This window contains:
- a CDS encoding ATP-binding cassette domain-containing protein, which codes for MNIQVDIEATLGGAERNFHLRTAFEASGNAVVLFGPSGSGKTITLQAMAGLMRPAGGRIELGGRVLFDSRSKVDLPPRRRGLGYLFQHYALFPHMNVAANVGFGLNPGCPGRLSHPQRDQVSQMLANFGLSHLSDERPARLSGGQRQRVALARAIMARPSALLLDEPFSALDPILRVRMRRELASTLERFGMPMVLITHDPDDVAVFASTLVVYHQGKVIEQLEMSCEDERKKRLPEIITLLEERDAAA
- a CDS encoding TIGR04211 family SH3 domain-containing protein, yielding MRVLRESAAILAILCFPAMAADPQLFVSDVQEITVRTGPSLEHKIVQMAKSGAKLEKIKEEGEWALVRTESGKEGWVLKRYLSSETPVKVQFEEFKSRNSEMLEKAGKVEAIVGKFEEENKNLQRNLSSIQSEHAKLKSEYEILSKANSNVAEMTKSFQEMKAASESAKQDVEKFKRENETLRDISDVKWFLAGAGVFFGGWLFGYLLGRSARKKANRMYL
- a CDS encoding peroxiredoxin, whose protein sequence is MAGYDEGTAAFDFSLTAAFPGGGEKNVRLGELAGKWVVIFMYPKDSTSGUTVEALEFSERMGEFSRLGAEVYGLSKDSLKSHHGFIAKQGLKVPLLSDPATEALKGLGAWGVKKLYGKESEGVVRSTVLIGPDKVVAKRWAKAASKGHAAEVLAVLETLKKG